In Bradyrhizobium manausense, the sequence ACCCGGCTTCGCGTTCCGCGAAGCCACCCTCCCCCACGGGGGGGAGGGCTAAGACCGACCTCAATTCGTCGGCAGCGGGACCTGATCGTCGATCAGGGCATCGAGCGTCGCCTTCACGTCGACCTTGGCGTCGACGACGCCGGCCTGTTGAAGCGCGAGGCCGGCGGCGAGGATCGACTCGCGCTGGGGCGCGCCGATGCGGCTGTGGGTGAGCTCGGTGCGCTCCTTGAGCTGCTTGTCGACGACGGCGTCGGGCAGCTTGGTGATCGCGATGAAGGTCTTCTTCAGCTCATCGTAATTCGCCAGCGAATACTTTCGCGCATCCTCATAGACCGCGAGCACGCGCCGGGCGGCGTCCGGATGATCCTTCAGGAACTGCTCGCGCACATTGAGGATGCCCCAGGTGTTGGCGTCCGCCTTGCGATAGAACAGCTTGGCACCCTCCTCGACCTCGGCCTGCGCCATCATCGGATCGAGACCGGCCCACGCGTCGACATCGCCGCGGATCAGCGCGGTCTTGCCGTCGGCGTGCTGGAGCAGCACGGGCGTGATGTCCTTTTCGGTGAGGCCGGCACTGAGCAGCGCGCGCACCAGGAAGATGTGCGGATCGGTGCCGCGCGTCACCGCGACGCGCTTGCCCTTGAGATCGGCAACGCTCGCGATCTTGGAATCCTTTGATGTGACCAGCGCGGTCCACTCAGGACGCGAGTAGACGTAGATCGACTTGATGGGGTTGCCGTTGATGCGTGCGACCAGCGCGGCCGAGCCGGCCGTCGAGCCGAAATCGATCGAGCCGGCGTTGAGGAATTCGAGCGCCTTGTTCGAGCCTGCCGACTGCACCCAGGTGATGGTGATGCCGTCCTTCGCAAACTCTTTCTCGAGCAGCCCCTTCTGCTTCAGGACCATCGACACCGGATTGTAGGTCGCCCAATCGATGCGGATTTCCTTGAGCGGATCCGCAGCCTTGGCCGCGGGGGCCACAGCGAGCACAACGGCTCCCGCCAGCAGAATACGTCGTGTCATCTTGATCATGCCCAGCCTCCTCAGAAATTTCATTGTTTTTCAATGAGTTATGTTTTGAGGTCAACAGGAAAATCCACCCCTTGAAAGCGCGCGGCCTGAGAACAATTTTGCCCGATGCCGGCCTTTTCCAGCATGGAACGACTATTGCCAGAGAATGGCTGATGACAGCGCCTGTCGCCTCTTATATCCGGTGAAGCATGGACAGCGTTGCGACCGAGCATAAGCCTGAGGTGGATGATCGTTTCGACACCGCGCGGATCACCGCGGCGGTCGATGCGCTCGCCGAAAAACATCAGGGGCGCGAGGACGCGTTCCGCACCGCAGTCGCGCAATTGCTCAAGGCCGAGCTGATCGCGGCGCGCGCCGCAGCGCAGGCGATCCTGCTGAAGGACCGCCACGGCCGCCGTTGCGCCGAGCGTCTCTGCCACGTGCAGGACGAGATCATCCGCATCCTCTATTCGGCCGCGACCCGCCATCTCTACCGCTCGCCGATCCCGAGCGGCGCGGAACGCATGGCGGTGGTGGCGACCGGCGGCTACGGGCGCGGCCTGATGGCCCCCGAATCCGACATCGATCTCTTGTTCATCCTGCCCTACAAGCAGACTGCCTGGGGCGAGCAGGTGGCCGAAGCCATTCTCTATTGCCTCTGGGACATGGGGTTGAAGGTCGGTCACGCCACGCGCTCGGTCGATGAATCTATCCGCCAGGCGCGCGGCGACATGACGATCCGCACCGCGATCCTGGAGACGCGCTTCCTCACCGGTGATCAGCCGCTCTATGACGAGCTGGTCGCGCGCTTCGACAAGGACGTGGTGCAGGGCACCGCGTCCGAATTCGTCACTGCAAAGCTTGCCGAACGCGAGGAGCGGCACCGCCGCGGCGGCCAGTCGCGCTATCTGGTCGAGCCCAACGTCAAGGACGGCAAGGGCGCGCTACGCGATCTGCACACGCTGTTCTGGATCGCAAAATACGTCTATCGCGTGCGCGATACCGACGAGCTGGCCGAGCGCGGCGTGTTCGACGCGCAGGAGTATCGCAGCTTCCGCCGCTGCGCCGACTTTCTCTGGTCGGTGCGCTGCAATCTGCATTTCCACTCCGGCCGCGCCGAAGAGCGCCTGTCCTTCGACCTCCAGCGCGAGATCGCGATCAGGCTCGGCTACACCTCGCATCCCGGCATGCAGGACGTCGAGCGCTTCATGAAGCACTACTTCCTGGTCGCCAAGGAAGTCGGCAACCTCACGGCCATTCTCTGCGCCAAGCTCGAGGACCAGCAGGCCAAGCCCGCGCCGGTGTTGAGCCGGATGATGGCACGGCTGCGCCCCACGCCCGTCAAGCGACGCGTGCCGGAAAGTGACGACTTCATCGTCGACAACAACCGCATCAACGTCGCCGCGCCCGACGTCTTCAAGCACGATCCGGTCAATCTGATCCGCATCTTCCGTCTGGCGCAGAAGAACAACCTCGCCTTCCATCCGGATGCAATG encodes:
- a CDS encoding aliphatic sulfonate ABC transporter substrate-binding protein gives rise to the protein MIKMTRRILLAGAVVLAVAPAAKAADPLKEIRIDWATYNPVSMVLKQKGLLEKEFAKDGITITWVQSAGSNKALEFLNAGSIDFGSTAGSAALVARINGNPIKSIYVYSRPEWTALVTSKDSKIASVADLKGKRVAVTRGTDPHIFLVRALLSAGLTEKDITPVLLQHADGKTALIRGDVDAWAGLDPMMAQAEVEEGAKLFYRKADANTWGILNVREQFLKDHPDAARRVLAVYEDARKYSLANYDELKKTFIAITKLPDAVVDKQLKERTELTHSRIGAPQRESILAAGLALQQAGVVDAKVDVKATLDALIDDQVPLPTN